The DNA segment AGAGAGAGAAATGGCAAATTTATACAGAGGCAACGATGAAAAAACTCACCAACTTTCTGAGCTGGCTTAAAGAAGCATATACAAAAATCGGAATTAGAGGTCTCGTTCACCAAAAAGAAAAGAGTTCCAAGTGATTTTACCCCGATTCAACGAAGCTCAGTTAAGCGCAGTTTGAATATTTTGGTTTAGCTTTAGGTGAGCAATGGTAAATGAGGTTCGTTACCACATTCAAAAACTACATTTTTGCATTTTGTTTTTATAGAGTTCTTCATCCGCTTTTTGATAAAGTTCTTTGGCATTTATGCCTGTTTGCCAATCGACATGACCAATGCTATAAGCGGTATTCCAACTCTTAAGTTCTTCATGTTTTTCTAGATTTATCTCAAGACGGTTAATCACTGATCCAGCAGTATTATTGTCAGCAGGCTGAAGTAATAATGCAAATTCATCGCCACCCAATCGAAAAACTTTATCTGTTTTACGTACAACACTACTCAATAACGCAGCAAACATTTTCAGTACATTGTCCCCAGTTGGATGTCCATGATTGTCGTTGATTTGTTTAAATTTATCTAAATCAATTAACATCAAAGTTAACCCTTTGAACTGACGATTATTCTGAGCAATAGCCAGATGCAATTCTTCATCAAAATAGGCTCGGTTACCTATGGCCGTCAGGTGATCAAGACGAACCTGTTTGTCCAGTTCTTCCATTTTCAAGATCATTCGCAAAGGAATGCACAATAATTCATTCGCTTGTAACAACAGACGATGTTGAGTTGGTCTCATTTTTTCCGACAAGGTGTAGGTCATTTTCCCTAGCAAAATAGCTTTCGTACACCGTAAGGAATAATGTTGTTTATAGATCCCGTTCCCTCGACTGATGACAGAAATTTTTTGCTCTTGATACACATAATGCATACGACAAATAGGTAAATATTGTTCAATCCAGCTGGCAAATACATCCAATAAATCAACCAAAGTCTCTTGGCTAAGAAGGCGTTCAAATAATTCCAGCTTTTCTGCGCTATTGAATCTATCTGAGTACGTCCAGTTAATAGCAGAAACGTTATCAATTTTTGAACTGACAGCGAGACTCTTCATGTTGCTCTACCTATTTATAACTAAAGACACTTTTAATATGGCAAAATACATGCCACTTTGTAATAAAAATTAAGTTCATGATATTTAATGATTTCATTGTTGTTGCTGCCTGTTCTAGTACTCGCTGTATGACAGAAACAATAAAGAAAAAATATTTCGTATTTAGAGAGGTCATTTTTTTGACAGGACTTGCCCGTGATGTCAGTTGCATTTCATTCAGCTATATTAGTAAAGATTAATTTTTGGTTTTAGCATAAGGATGACTATGTCGCGACACATTAAAATTTTTAGCCGCGATAGCGATACAACGGCAGAAATTATTAAATTACTGAGCGCGGTTTCTACTGACTACGAAATTGAATTGGAAATAGAAATCATTGAAAATAAAGATGAAATTTATAGTTACTGCGTTAAACATACACCCAGCATCATGATTGGTAGCTTAGTTATCCATGAAGGAAGTGTGCCGACCCGGCAACAGATCATTGAGTGGTTTATATAGGTAGCAGGGCTGTTGGCCTATCAAATTTTCTTTGTAAGTAAATTGATCTAAATATTATTTTTGTTTGAACCTGAAGAGGAAATGTGGAAATGATAAAGTAGTTCATTCACCTCAACTCAGTTCTGGACAAAAATGATTCAGAAACATCTAGACTGCATTGATCCTTTACTGTCATCAAAATATCTTGGTCACTGACTTGTTAGGGCATCCTGTATAAGTTGGGCAAGAATATTTACGGCATCAGGGATATCTTCTGCATGTGTGTTTCCGTAGCCGATCACAAGTCCACACTCTTGCTCTGTTGGTGCAATAGAAAACGTAGATAAAGCACGAGCAGCAATGCCATGTGTATGTGCATCTTCGACGATCTTGCGATCATTAATGTGTGGTGGCAGCTTCAATGTCAGATGCATCCCTGCGTTGCCTCCAAGAATTTGTGTCTCTGCGAAATGCTTCATCAACGCGTCACGCAGTACTCGTTGGCGTTCGCGGTAGAGACGCCGCATGCGGCCAAGATGTCGTCCGAATTCTCCGCTCTCAATGAAATGTGCTAATGCCAACTGTTCGAGGCGATGGCCGCCGCGCAGTAACTCATGCAATGCCCCCTGTGCCTGTCTAATTATTGTTCGTGGAAGGACTAAAAAGCCGATCCTCAGTGCCGGAAACATCGTTTTGCTGAATGAACCGATGTATAGAACTGGTGCATCAGGCACCAGTCCCTGCATACTTGTGATTGATTCGCCATTGTGTCGAAATTCACTGTCGTAGTCGTCCTCGATTAACCATGCACCTGCCTGCATTGCCCGTGCGATCAAATCCAGCCGCCGCGCGACAGATAGCACTGCGCCGGTTGGATATTGATGCGCGGGAGATGTATAAATGAGCTTTGGTGGATGTGTACGCCACATATCTGGTGGTACAGTAAGGCCTTCCTGATCCACTCGAACTGGAATGGTTTGCAGATCGCCAGCATAAAAGGCTGCCTTTGCACCTCGATAGCCGGGGTCTTCGACCCATGCAATATCGTTCGGATTCGTTAGCAGAGTAACGCACAGATTAAGTGCGTCCTGAGTACCCTCGGTAATTATAACCTGCGAGCCATCACAATGTACTCCTCGCACAATGCTCAAATATGTAGCAATTGCATCACGTAATACTGGCTCACCTGTTGGTATCCCGTAACCAAGTGTATGGGGTAATGAACTATCTATCGCACGGATGAGTGAGCGTCGCCACGAAGATACAGGGAAGCGATCAATAGCCGGAGTCCCTGGTAGCAACAGTGTCTTAGAAACTGGCTGGGATTGAATGCGAGAAAATGGCTCAAGCCGTCGCGCCAGAGAGATTGGCTCTAATATGGTATTTTGTACATAACCAACCACATTAGATATTGAAATCACGCGCGTACCTTGACGATCAGCCAGTACATAGCCTTCTGCAACAAGATGTTCGTACGCAATAACCACTGTGTTACGTGATACACCAAGCTCCTCCGCGAGAACTCTAGACGACGGCAACAGTGAACCAGCGGGTAGACTCCCCATCAGTATTTTCTGCTTCAAATGTCCAATCAGTTGTTTCTGCAACGAAATTGATTCTCCAGTGGAGGAGATTGCACCATGTACTAGGGGGCCTATAGCGTCAAACACAACGTGGACCTAATAATATGTCAATTGGTGGATCTTTTTATAATACCACGATTAATCTATTTTAAGGCCCATCGACATCCACTTAAGGTGAAACATGACTGTTAGATTGAATGAATTCCAGCAACCAATCGGGGCTGCTCTGTCTGATTGGCAAGGTGCTACATTTCCCAGCGCTACAACACTTGCAGGACTCTATTGTAAACTTGAACGTATTGATGCAGTGCGCCATGCAAAAGATCTTTACGAAGCATATCAATCTGCTCCAGATGCGAGAGACTGGACTTATCTATTTGCCGGACCGTTCGATACATTCGAGGCTTACCTTTCTTATTTAACCACAGCAGCTAAATTGACCGACCCAATGCATTACGCCGTAATAGACTTGGCAAGTGGTAAAGCTGTTGGCACTCTTGCACTCATGCGAATTGATGCGTCAAACGGTGTAATTGAAGTGGGTGCTGTCACTTATTCTCCACGACTAAAACGTACGCGTATCTCAACGGAAGCCATATCATTACTTGTTAAGTATGTTTTTGAAGACCTTGGCTATCGCCGATTTGAATGGAAGTGTGATTCACTGAACGCACCTTCACGAGCCGCTGCGTTGCGCTACGGTTTCAAGTTCGAAGGTATTTTTCGTCAAGCAATAGTTACGCGTCAGCGTAACCGCGATACGGCTTGGCATTCGATAATTGATAGTGAATATCCTGTCTTGCAAACGGCATACGACAAATGGCTTGATAAGTGCAACTTTGATGAAGCGGGAAAACAAATCGAGCGTCTCACTGATTTTATTTTAAAAGAACAGATGACCCATAAGAGCAATTAAACGATCGTAAATCTAAAAATAATTTATACGCTCTCTATGATGATTAAACTAACAATCATAGAGACTTCTCTTTGTATAAAACCACAGGACATTTTTATGATTGCAGTTATTTTTGAAGTAATGCCAATTGCAGAAAAGGCCAACGAATATTTCGATATTGCTACTGAACTCAAACCACGGCTAGCGAAAATTGATGGTTTTATCTCTATCGAGCGATTTGAAAGCATTACAACAAAAGGGAAATTTCTATCTTTATCTTTCTGGCGTGATGAAGATGCTATTCGTGCTTGGCGCAATATTGAAGAGCATCGAGAAGCCCAGACTATCGGACGAAATAGTATTTTTACAGAATATCGGATACGTGTAGCATCTGTCGTAAGGGATTACGGATTAAATGAACGAACAGATGCACCTCAAGATAGTTGCATTGCTCATAGCGAAATGTAACCGCTCAAAGTTTGTTGTTCAGTTGTGTTGAACTAGCACACTTTGGGGCAGGAACGCGATAGTTCCGAACTGATTCGCCAATGGACAAAAGTGATTTAGATGTTGGCCATATGCGCGTCAAGTGATGATTATAAAATCTAATCTTTATAGTCTTAAATGATGCTACCAATTACATATGACGAACCATACTCGCAACAAATATTCCAACAGAAATTGCAAATAAAGGCTTTTTCATGATCAGTGTGCCCGCAATCGTTACTAGCAGAGCCAACTTTCCACCTAAATCTCCTGTAATAAACATAGGAGCAATAATTGCGATAAGGACTGCGCCAGACATGCCTGCTATAAACTGTTGTACGCGATAGTTAATAGGAATAAAGGACATAACAAAGATACCTCCCCAGCGAGTCATGATTGTCACAACCGTCATGATGATAATGAGCATCCATGTTCCAGCTTCTGTTGTATCAATGCTCATTTTTTATCTCCAAGAATAAGCCCCATCAAACCGCCAGCTAATGCACCAGCAACGACATGGCTATGTTTAGGCAAATAGAGATAAGCCATCATCGAAGACAAGGCGGCAACCAGCCAAATCACAGGTGTCTTTTCGTCTTTCTTTCCCTCTAATACCATCGTCAATAAGAAACAGCCCATAACCATATCAACACCATAAGCAGAAGGGTTTTGGATGGTATTTCCAAGGTAGAATCCAGCCCATGTACCAACAGCCCAAAAAGCCCAGAGCGCGAGTCCTCCACCGAAAAGCAGCCCTAAGCCTTCTTGCCTATTATTCTGGCTAAAAGAGCGCATCGACATAG comes from the uncultured Tolumonas sp. genome and includes:
- a CDS encoding GGDEF domain-containing protein, giving the protein MKSLAVSSKIDNVSAINWTYSDRFNSAEKLELFERLLSQETLVDLLDVFASWIEQYLPICRMHYVYQEQKISVISRGNGIYKQHYSLRCTKAILLGKMTYTLSEKMRPTQHRLLLQANELLCIPLRMILKMEELDKQVRLDHLTAIGNRAYFDEELHLAIAQNNRQFKGLTLMLIDLDKFKQINDNHGHPTGDNVLKMFAALLSSVVRKTDKVFRLGGDEFALLLQPADNNTAGSVINRLEINLEKHEELKSWNTAYSIGHVDWQTGINAKELYQKADEELYKNKMQKCSF
- a CDS encoding thioredoxin family protein — encoded protein: MSRHIKIFSRDSDTTAEIIKLLSAVSTDYEIELEIEIIENKDEIYSYCVKHTPSIMIGSLVIHEGSVPTRQQIIEWFI
- a CDS encoding PLP-dependent aminotransferase family protein, translated to MQKQLIGHLKQKILMGSLPAGSLLPSSRVLAEELGVSRNTVVIAYEHLVAEGYVLADRQGTRVISISNVVGYVQNTILEPISLARRLEPFSRIQSQPVSKTLLLPGTPAIDRFPVSSWRRSLIRAIDSSLPHTLGYGIPTGEPVLRDAIATYLSIVRGVHCDGSQVIITEGTQDALNLCVTLLTNPNDIAWVEDPGYRGAKAAFYAGDLQTIPVRVDQEGLTVPPDMWRTHPPKLIYTSPAHQYPTGAVLSVARRLDLIARAMQAGAWLIEDDYDSEFRHNGESITSMQGLVPDAPVLYIGSFSKTMFPALRIGFLVLPRTIIRQAQGALHELLRGGHRLEQLALAHFIESGEFGRHLGRMRRLYRERQRVLRDALMKHFAETQILGGNAGMHLTLKLPPHINDRKIVEDAHTHGIAARALSTFSIAPTEQECGLVIGYGNTHAEDIPDAVNILAQLIQDALTSQ
- a CDS encoding GNAT family protein; its protein translation is MTVRLNEFQQPIGAALSDWQGATFPSATTLAGLYCKLERIDAVRHAKDLYEAYQSAPDARDWTYLFAGPFDTFEAYLSYLTTAAKLTDPMHYAVIDLASGKAVGTLALMRIDASNGVIEVGAVTYSPRLKRTRISTEAISLLVKYVFEDLGYRRFEWKCDSLNAPSRAAALRYGFKFEGIFRQAIVTRQRNRDTAWHSIIDSEYPVLQTAYDKWLDKCNFDEAGKQIERLTDFILKEQMTHKSN
- a CDS encoding antibiotic biosynthesis monooxygenase; the protein is MIAVIFEVMPIAEKANEYFDIATELKPRLAKIDGFISIERFESITTKGKFLSLSFWRDEDAIRAWRNIEEHREAQTIGRNSIFTEYRIRVASVVRDYGLNERTDAPQDSCIAHSEM
- a CDS encoding AzlD domain-containing protein, encoding MSIDTTEAGTWMLIIIMTVVTIMTRWGGIFVMSFIPINYRVQQFIAGMSGAVLIAIIAPMFITGDLGGKLALLVTIAGTLIMKKPLFAISVGIFVASMVRHM